A genomic region of Streptomyces rimosus contains the following coding sequences:
- a CDS encoding LolA-like protein, with amino-acid sequence MRTARITAAAAAGVVMLAGLTACGGKDGGNKAGGDGAGGSPVQAAAAALRTASEKTGSEKSAKVESTTKQGGTTQSMKGGMDWSQGMRMNVETTGQGGLGGNKPMQGLYTPEAMYLKLGLGGKPWMKYDYDAMAKKSPVFALLKDQMQNNNPSRSVGLLLATGKAKKVGTEDVRGVKATHYTATFDVAELTRMQASKDFSEKDMKSMEAALKQNGTKDETIDLWIGPDDLLVKKTEKMQNKQGGYESTVFYSDYGTKVSVEEPPASQVNDAAKLSSGAMGGGLAG; translated from the coding sequence GTGCGTACTGCGCGGATCACCGCGGCCGCGGCCGCCGGCGTCGTCATGCTGGCCGGACTGACCGCCTGCGGCGGAAAGGACGGCGGCAACAAGGCGGGCGGCGACGGCGCGGGCGGCTCGCCGGTCCAGGCCGCCGCCGCGGCCCTGCGGACGGCGTCCGAGAAGACCGGTTCGGAGAAGTCGGCCAAGGTCGAGAGCACGACCAAGCAGGGCGGCACGACCCAGTCCATGAAGGGCGGGATGGACTGGTCCCAGGGCATGCGGATGAACGTCGAGACGACCGGCCAGGGCGGCCTGGGCGGCAACAAGCCCATGCAGGGCCTCTACACACCGGAGGCGATGTACCTCAAGCTCGGGCTCGGCGGCAAGCCCTGGATGAAGTACGACTACGACGCCATGGCCAAGAAGAGCCCGGTCTTCGCGCTGCTCAAGGACCAGATGCAGAACAACAACCCGTCGCGGTCCGTGGGCCTGCTCCTCGCGACGGGCAAGGCGAAGAAGGTCGGCACGGAGGACGTGCGCGGCGTCAAGGCGACCCACTACACCGCCACCTTCGACGTGGCCGAGCTGACCCGCATGCAGGCCTCCAAGGACTTCAGCGAGAAGGACATGAAGTCGATGGAGGCGGCGCTGAAGCAGAACGGCACCAAGGACGAGACCATCGACCTGTGGATCGGCCCCGACGACCTGCTCGTCAAGAAGACCGAGAAGATGCAGAACAAGCAGGGCGGCTACGAGAGCACGGTCTTCTACTCGGACTACGGCACCAAGGTCTCCGTCGAGGAGCCGCCGGCCTCGCAGGTCAACGACGCGGCCAAGCTCAGCTCCGGCGCCATGGGCGGCGGCCTGGCGGGCTGA
- the rplJ gene encoding 50S ribosomal protein L10: MARPDKVAAVEEITEKLRNSNAAVVTAYTGLSVAQLKQLRRSLGDNAQYRVVKNTLTKIAANEAGITLDEHLKGSTAVAFVTGDPVEAAKGLRDFAKENPSLVIKGGVLEGKALSADEIKKLADLESREVLLAKLAGGMKASMAKAAATFQAPLTKMVRTAEALRSKVEQGGAGEPAPAAAAE; this comes from the coding sequence ATGGCGAGGCCCGACAAGGTCGCAGCCGTCGAGGAGATCACGGAGAAGCTCCGTAACTCCAACGCCGCTGTTGTGACCGCGTACACCGGACTGTCCGTCGCTCAGCTCAAGCAGCTGCGCCGTTCGCTCGGTGACAACGCTCAGTACCGTGTGGTGAAGAACACGCTGACCAAGATTGCGGCCAATGAGGCCGGGATCACGCTGGACGAGCACCTCAAGGGCTCGACGGCCGTCGCCTTCGTGACCGGTGACCCGGTCGAGGCGGCGAAGGGTCTTCGTGACTTCGCCAAGGAGAACCCCTCTCTCGTCATCAAGGGCGGTGTCCTTGAAGGCAAGGCACTGTCCGCCGACGAGATCAAGAAGCTTGCGGACCTCGAGTCCCGCGAGGTTCTGCTCGCCAAGCTGGCGGGTGGCATGAAGGCGTCCATGGCCAAGGCCGCGGCGACCTTCCAGGCCCCGCTCACGAAGATGGTCCGCACCGCGGAAGCTCTTCGCAGCAAGGTCGAGCAGGGCGGTGCCGGTGAGCCGGCTCCCGCCGCGGCTGCGGAGTAA
- the rplL gene encoding 50S ribosomal protein L7/L12, producing the protein MAKLTQDELLAQFEEMTLIELSDFVKKFEEKFDVEAAAPAAVAVAAPGQGGGEAAAAEEQDEFDVILTGAGDKKIQVIKVVRELTSLGLKEAKDLVDGTPKPVLEKVAKDAADKAAEALKGAGASVEVK; encoded by the coding sequence ATGGCGAAGCTCACCCAGGACGAACTGCTCGCCCAGTTCGAGGAGATGACCCTCATCGAGCTCTCCGACTTCGTGAAGAAGTTCGAGGAGAAGTTCGACGTCGAGGCTGCCGCCCCGGCCGCCGTCGCCGTTGCCGCCCCGGGTCAGGGTGGTGGCGAGGCCGCCGCCGCCGAGGAGCAGGACGAGTTCGACGTCATCCTCACCGGCGCCGGCGACAAGAAGATCCAGGTCATCAAGGTCGTGCGCGAGCTGACCTCGCTGGGTCTGAAGGAGGCCAAGGACCTCGTCGACGGCACCCCGAAGCCGGTCCTCGAGAAGGTCGCCAAGGACGCCGCGGACAAGGCCGCCGAGGCCCTCAAGGGCGCCGGCGCCTCCGTCGAGGTCAAGTGA
- the rpoB gene encoding DNA-directed RNA polymerase subunit beta yields MAASRNASTANTNNGDSTAPLRISFAKIKEPLGVPNLLALQTESFDWLLGNAAWKGRVEAALESGQDVPTKSGLEEIFEEISPIEDFSGSMSLTFRDHRFEPPKNSIDECKERDFTYAAPLFVTAEFTNNETGEIKSQTVFMGDFPLMTNKGTFCINGTERVVVSQLVRSPGVYFDSQIDKTSDKDIFTAKIIPSRGAWLEMEIDKRDMVGVRIDRKRKQSVTVLLKALGWTTEQILEEFGEYESMRATLEKDHTQGQDDALLDIYRKLRPGEPPTREAAQTLLENLYFNPKRYDLAKVGRYKVNKKLGGDEPLDAGVLTTDDIIATIKYLVKLHAGETETIGENGTEIVVETDDIDHFGNRRLRNVGELIQNQVRTGLARMERVVRERMTTQDVEAITPQTLINIRPVVASIKEFFGTSQLSQFMDQTNPLSGLTHKRRLSALGPGGLSRERAGLDVRDVHPSHYGRMCPIETPEGPNIGLIGSLASYGRVNVFGFIETPYRKVVDGRVTEQVDYLTADEEDRFLIAQANAPLTEDMQFAEGRVMCRRRGGEVDLAAREDVDYMDVSPRQMVSAATAMIPFLEHDDANRALMGSNMMRQAVPLIKAEAPLVGTGMEYRCAVDAGDVIKAEKDGVVQEVSADYITVANDDGTYTTYRVAKFTRSNQGTSFNQKVVVDEGARVVVGQVLADGPSTDEGEMALGKNLLVAFMPWEGHNYEDAIILSQRLVQDDVLSSIHIEEHEVDARDTKLGPEEITRDIPNVSEEVLSDLDERGIIRIGAEVVAGDILVGKVTPKGETELTPEERLLRAIFGEKAREVRDTSLKVPHGEIGKVIGVRVFDREEGDELPPGVNQLVRVYVAQKRKITDGDKLAGRHGNKGVISKILPVEDMPFLEDGTPVDIILNPLGVPSRMNPGQVLEIHLGWLASQGWKVEGDEDWQKRLQAIGADDVAPRTNVATPVFDGAREDELAGLFDATLPNRDGERMVKNTGKARMFDGRSGEPFPDPISVGYMYILKLHHLVDDKLHARSTGPYSMITQQPLGGKAQFGGQRFGEMEVWALEAYGAAYALQELLTIKSDDVTGRVKVYEAIVKGENIPEPGIPESFKVLIKEMQSLCLNVEVLSSDGMSIEMRDTDEDVFRAAEELGIDLSRREPSSVEEV; encoded by the coding sequence TTGGCCGCCTCGCGCAACGCCTCGACTGCCAATACGAACAACGGCGACAGCACCGCCCCGCTGCGCATCTCTTTTGCGAAGATCAAGGAGCCCCTCGGGGTTCCGAACCTCCTTGCGCTGCAGACCGAAAGCTTCGACTGGCTGCTCGGCAATGCCGCATGGAAGGGTCGCGTCGAGGCTGCGCTGGAAAGTGGTCAGGACGTCCCCACCAAGTCCGGTCTGGAGGAGATCTTCGAAGAGATCTCCCCGATCGAGGACTTCTCCGGGTCGATGTCGCTGACGTTCCGCGACCACCGATTCGAGCCCCCGAAGAACTCCATCGACGAGTGCAAGGAGCGCGACTTCACGTACGCGGCCCCGCTCTTCGTCACCGCCGAGTTCACCAACAACGAGACCGGGGAGATCAAGTCCCAGACGGTCTTCATGGGCGACTTCCCGCTCATGACCAACAAGGGCACCTTCTGCATCAACGGCACCGAGCGTGTCGTCGTCTCGCAGCTGGTCCGCTCGCCGGGTGTCTACTTCGACAGCCAGATCGACAAGACCTCCGACAAGGACATCTTCACCGCCAAGATCATCCCGTCCCGGGGTGCCTGGCTGGAGATGGAGATCGACAAGCGCGACATGGTCGGCGTGCGCATCGACCGCAAGCGCAAGCAGTCGGTGACCGTCCTCCTCAAGGCCCTCGGCTGGACGACCGAGCAGATCCTCGAGGAGTTCGGCGAGTACGAGTCCATGCGCGCCACCCTGGAGAAGGACCACACCCAGGGCCAGGACGACGCGCTGCTCGACATCTACCGCAAGCTGCGTCCGGGCGAGCCGCCGACGCGCGAGGCCGCGCAGACGCTGCTGGAGAACCTCTACTTCAACCCGAAGCGCTACGACCTGGCGAAGGTCGGCCGCTACAAGGTCAACAAGAAGCTCGGCGGTGACGAGCCGCTCGACGCGGGCGTGCTGACCACCGACGACATCATCGCCACGATCAAGTACCTGGTGAAGCTCCACGCGGGCGAGACCGAGACGATCGGCGAGAACGGCACGGAGATCGTCGTCGAGACCGACGACATCGACCACTTCGGCAACCGCCGTCTGCGCAACGTCGGCGAGCTGATCCAGAACCAGGTCCGTACGGGTCTCGCCCGTATGGAGCGCGTCGTGCGCGAGCGCATGACCACCCAGGACGTCGAGGCGATCACGCCGCAGACCCTGATCAACATCCGGCCGGTCGTCGCCTCCATCAAGGAGTTCTTCGGCACCAGCCAGCTGTCCCAGTTCATGGACCAGACCAACCCGCTGTCGGGCCTGACCCACAAGCGCCGTCTGTCGGCGCTGGGCCCCGGTGGTCTCTCCCGTGAGCGGGCCGGCCTGGACGTCCGTGACGTGCACCCCTCGCACTACGGCCGCATGTGCCCGATCGAGACGCCCGAAGGCCCGAACATCGGTCTGATCGGTTCGCTCGCCTCGTACGGCCGGGTCAACGTCTTCGGCTTCATCGAGACGCCGTACCGCAAGGTCGTCGACGGCCGGGTCACCGAGCAGGTCGACTACCTGACCGCCGACGAGGAAGACCGCTTCCTGATCGCCCAGGCGAACGCGCCCCTCACCGAGGACATGCAGTTCGCCGAGGGCCGCGTGATGTGCCGCCGCCGCGGTGGTGAGGTCGACCTCGCCGCCCGCGAGGACGTGGACTACATGGACGTCTCGCCGCGCCAGATGGTGTCGGCCGCGACCGCCATGATCCCCTTCCTGGAGCACGACGACGCCAACCGCGCGCTCATGGGATCGAACATGATGCGCCAGGCCGTGCCGCTGATCAAGGCGGAGGCCCCGCTGGTCGGCACCGGCATGGAGTACCGCTGCGCGGTCGACGCCGGTGACGTCATCAAGGCGGAGAAGGACGGTGTGGTCCAGGAGGTCTCCGCGGACTACATCACCGTCGCCAACGACGACGGCACGTACACCACGTACCGCGTCGCCAAGTTCACCCGCTCGAACCAGGGCACCTCCTTCAACCAGAAGGTCGTCGTGGACGAGGGCGCCCGTGTGGTCGTGGGCCAGGTGCTCGCCGACGGTCCGTCCACGGACGAGGGCGAGATGGCGCTCGGCAAGAACCTCCTCGTGGCGTTCATGCCGTGGGAGGGCCACAACTACGAGGACGCGATCATCCTGTCGCAGCGCCTCGTGCAGGACGACGTCCTGTCCTCGATCCACATCGAGGAGCACGAGGTCGACGCCCGGGACACCAAGCTCGGCCCGGAGGAGATCACCCGGGACATCCCGAACGTCTCCGAGGAGGTCCTCTCGGACCTCGACGAGCGCGGCATCATCCGGATCGGTGCCGAGGTCGTCGCCGGCGACATCCTCGTCGGCAAGGTCACGCCCAAGGGTGAGACCGAGCTGACCCCCGAGGAGCGCCTGCTGCGCGCGATCTTCGGTGAGAAGGCCCGTGAGGTCCGTGACACCTCGCTGAAGGTCCCGCACGGCGAGATCGGCAAGGTCATCGGCGTCCGCGTCTTCGACCGCGAGGAGGGCGACGAGCTGCCCCCGGGCGTGAACCAGCTGGTCCGCGTCTACGTGGCGCAGAAGCGCAAGATCACCGACGGTGACAAGCTCGCCGGCCGCCACGGCAACAAGGGCGTCATCTCCAAGATCCTGCCGGTCGAGGACATGCCGTTCCTGGAGGACGGCACCCCGGTCGACATCATCCTCAACCCGCTGGGTGTCCCGTCCCGAATGAACCCGGGACAGGTCCTGGAGATCCACCTCGGCTGGCTCGCCAGCCAGGGCTGGAAGGTCGAGGGCGACGAGGACTGGCAGAAGCGCCTCCAGGCGATCGGCGCCGACGACGTCGCGCCGCGCACCAACGTCGCGACCCCGGTCTTCGACGGTGCGCGCGAGGACGAGCTCGCCGGTCTGTTCGACGCGACGCTGCCCAACCGCGACGGCGAGCGGATGGTCAAGAACACCGGCAAGGCCCGGATGTTCGACGGCCGTTCCGGTGAGCCGTTCCCGGACCCGATCTCGGTCGGGTACATGTACATCCTGAAGCTCCACCACCTGGTCGACGACAAGCTGCACGCGCGTTCGACCGGCCCGTACTCGATGATCACCCAGCAGCCGCTGGGTGGTAAGGCCCAGTTCGGTGGCCAGCGCTTCGGTGAGATGGAGGTGTGGGCGCTGGAGGCATACGGCGCCGCGTACGCCCTCCAGGAACTGCTGACCATCAAGTCCGACGACGTGACCGGCCGCGTGAAGGTCTACGAGGCCATCGTCAAGGGCGAGAACATCCCCGAGCCCGGCATTCCCGAGTCCTTCAAGGTCCTCATCAAGGAGATGCAGTCGCTGTGCCTGAACGTGGAGGTGCTGTCCTCGGACGGCATGTCCATCGAGATGCGCGACACGGACGAGGATGTCTTCCGCGCCGCGGAGGAGCTCGGCATCGACCTGTCCCGGCGCGAGCCGAGCAGCGTCGAAGAGGTCTGA
- a CDS encoding DNA-directed RNA polymerase subunit beta', with protein MLDVNFFDELRIGLATADDIRQWSHGEVKKPETINYRTLKPEKDGLFCEKIFGPTRDWECYCGKYKRVRFKGIICERCGVEVTRAKVRRERMGHIELAAPVTHIWYFKGVPSRLGYLLDLAPKDLEKVIYFAAYMITWVDEERRTRDLPSLEAHVSVERQQIEQRRDADLEARAKKLETDLAELEAEGAKADVRRKVREGAEREMKQLRDRAQREIDRLDEVWSRFKNLKVQDLEGDELLYRELRDRFGTYFMGGMGAAALQKRLESFDLDEEAEKLREIIRTGKGQKKTRALKRLKVVSAFLQTRNSPNGMVLDCIPVIPPDLRPMVQLDGGRFATSDLNDLYRRVINRNNRLKRLLDLGAPEIIVNNEKRMLQEAVDALFDNGRRGRPVTGPGNRPLKSLSDMLKGKQGRFRQNLLGKRVDYSARSVIVVGPQLKLHQCGLPKAMALELFKPFVMKRLVDLNHAQNIKSAKRMVERGRTVVYDVLEEVIAEHPVLLNRAPTLHRLGIQAFEPQLVEGKAIQIHPLVCTAFNADFDGDQMAVHLPLSAEAQAEARILMLSSNNILKPADGRPVTMPTQDMVLGLFFLTTDEAEREVIGEGRSFGSVAEAIMAFDNRELSLQAKVDIRFPIGTVPPRGWTPPVQEEGDPEWQQGDSFRLRTTLGRALFNELLPEDYPFVDYSVGKKQLSAIVNDLAERYPKVVVAATLDNLKAAGFHWATRSGVTVAVSDIVVPEAKKSIVAGYEAQDEKVQKQYERGLITKDERTQELINIWTKATNEVAEAMNDNFPKTNPIFMMVDSGARGNMMQMRQIAGMRGLVSNAKNETIPRPIKASFREGLSVLEYFISTHGARKGLADTALRTADSGYLTRRLVDVSQDVIIREEDCGTERGLKLRIASKDASGVLRKADDVESSVYARMLAEDVVVDGKVVASANVDLGDVLIDQLIAHGVEEVKTRSVLTCESAVGTCAFCYGRSLATGKLVDIGEAVGIIAAQSIGEPGTQLTMRTFHTGGVAGDDITLGLPRVVELFEARTPKGVAPISEAAGRVRIEETEKTKKVIVTPDDGSDETAYGVSKRARLLVGEGDHVEVGQPLTVGAVNPHDVLRILGQRAVQVHLVGEVQKVYNNQGVAIHDKHIEIIIRQMLRRVTIIESGDAELLPGELVERTKFESENRRVVQEGGHPASGRPQLMGITKASLATESWLSAASFQETTRVLTDAAINAKSDSLIGLKENVIIGKLIPAGTGLSRYRNIRVEPTEEAKAAMYSAVGYDDIDYSPFGTGSGQAVPLEDYDYGPYNQ; from the coding sequence GTGCTCGACGTCAACTTCTTCGACGAGCTGCGGATCGGCCTGGCGACCGCGGACGACATCCGACAGTGGTCCCACGGCGAGGTCAAGAAGCCGGAGACCATCAACTACCGCACCCTCAAGCCCGAGAAGGACGGCCTCTTCTGCGAGAAGATCTTCGGCCCCACCCGGGACTGGGAGTGCTACTGCGGCAAGTACAAGCGTGTCCGCTTCAAGGGCATCATCTGTGAGCGCTGCGGCGTCGAGGTCACTCGCGCCAAGGTGCGCCGTGAGCGGATGGGCCACATCGAACTGGCCGCTCCCGTCACGCACATCTGGTACTTCAAGGGCGTTCCGTCGCGGCTGGGCTACCTGCTCGACCTCGCCCCGAAGGACCTGGAAAAGGTCATCTACTTCGCCGCCTACATGATCACGTGGGTGGACGAGGAGCGCCGTACGCGCGACCTGCCCTCGCTGGAGGCACACGTCTCCGTCGAGCGCCAGCAGATCGAGCAGCGCCGCGACGCCGACCTGGAGGCCCGCGCCAAGAAGCTCGAGACCGACCTGGCCGAGCTGGAGGCCGAGGGCGCCAAGGCCGACGTGCGCCGCAAGGTGCGCGAGGGCGCCGAGCGTGAGATGAAGCAGCTGCGCGACCGCGCGCAGCGCGAGATCGACCGCCTCGACGAGGTGTGGAGCCGCTTCAAGAACCTCAAGGTCCAGGACCTGGAGGGCGACGAGCTGCTCTACCGCGAGCTGCGTGACCGCTTCGGCACGTACTTCATGGGCGGCATGGGCGCGGCGGCGCTGCAGAAGCGCCTGGAGTCCTTCGACCTCGACGAAGAGGCCGAGAAGCTCCGCGAGATCATCCGTACCGGCAAGGGCCAGAAGAAGACCCGTGCGCTCAAGCGCCTGAAGGTCGTCTCCGCGTTCCTGCAGACCCGCAACAGCCCCAACGGCATGGTGCTGGACTGCATCCCGGTCATCCCGCCGGACCTGCGTCCGATGGTGCAGCTGGACGGTGGCCGCTTCGCGACCTCCGACCTGAACGACCTGTACCGCCGTGTCATCAACCGCAACAACCGCCTGAAGCGGCTTCTCGACCTCGGCGCGCCCGAGATCATCGTGAACAACGAGAAGCGCATGCTCCAGGAGGCCGTCGACGCGCTGTTCGACAACGGCCGCCGCGGTCGCCCGGTCACCGGTCCCGGTAACCGCCCGCTGAAGTCCCTCAGCGACATGCTGAAGGGTAAGCAGGGCCGCTTCCGCCAGAACCTGCTCGGCAAGCGTGTGGACTACTCCGCGCGTTCCGTGATCGTCGTCGGTCCGCAGCTGAAGCTGCACCAGTGCGGCCTGCCCAAGGCCATGGCGCTGGAGCTCTTCAAGCCGTTCGTGATGAAGCGCCTGGTCGACCTGAACCACGCGCAGAACATCAAGAGCGCCAAGCGGATGGTCGAGCGCGGCCGCACGGTCGTCTACGACGTCCTCGAAGAGGTCATCGCGGAGCACCCGGTTCTGCTGAACCGTGCGCCCACGCTGCACCGCCTCGGCATCCAGGCCTTCGAGCCGCAGCTGGTCGAGGGCAAGGCCATTCAGATTCACCCGCTCGTGTGCACCGCGTTCAACGCGGACTTCGACGGTGACCAGATGGCCGTGCACCTGCCGCTGTCCGCGGAGGCGCAGGCCGAGGCCCGCATCCTGATGCTGTCCTCGAACAACATCCTCAAGCCGGCCGACGGCCGTCCGGTCACCATGCCGACCCAGGACATGGTGCTGGGCCTGTTCTTCCTCACCACCGACGAGGCGGAGCGCGAGGTCATCGGTGAGGGCCGGTCCTTCGGCTCGGTCGCCGAGGCGATCATGGCCTTCGACAACCGGGAGCTGTCGCTCCAGGCGAAGGTCGACATCCGCTTCCCGATCGGCACCGTCCCGCCGCGTGGCTGGACCCCGCCGGTGCAGGAGGAGGGCGACCCGGAGTGGCAGCAGGGTGACAGCTTCCGGCTGCGGACGACCCTGGGCCGCGCGCTCTTCAACGAGCTGCTGCCCGAGGACTACCCGTTCGTCGACTACTCGGTGGGCAAGAAGCAGCTCTCCGCGATCGTCAACGACCTGGCCGAGCGCTACCCGAAGGTCGTCGTGGCGGCGACGCTGGACAACCTGAAGGCGGCCGGTTTCCACTGGGCGACCCGTTCCGGTGTCACCGTCGCGGTCTCCGACATCGTCGTGCCCGAGGCCAAGAAGTCCATCGTCGCGGGCTACGAGGCCCAGGACGAGAAGGTCCAGAAGCAGTACGAGCGCGGTCTGATCACCAAGGACGAGCGCACTCAGGAACTGATCAACATCTGGACCAAGGCGACCAACGAGGTCGCCGAGGCGATGAACGACAACTTCCCCAAGACGAACCCCATCTTCATGATGGTTGACTCGGGTGCCCGAGGAAACATGATGCAGATGCGGCAGATCGCCGGTATGCGCGGTCTGGTGTCGAACGCGAAGAACGAGACCATCCCGCGGCCGATCAAGGCGTCGTTCCGCGAGGGTCTGTCCGTGCTGGAGTACTTCATCTCCACCCACGGTGCCCGTAAGGGTCTCGCGGACACCGCGCTGCGTACCGCCGACTCGGGTTACCTCACCCGTCGTCTCGTGGACGTCTCCCAGGACGTCATCATCCGCGAGGAGGACTGCGGCACCGAGCGCGGTCTGAAGCTGCGGATCGCCAGCAAGGACGCCTCCGGCGTGCTGCGCAAGGCGGACGACGTCGAGTCCTCCGTGTACGCGCGGATGCTGGCCGAGGACGTCGTGGTGGACGGCAAGGTCGTCGCGTCGGCCAACGTCGACCTCGGTGACGTGCTCATCGACCAGCTGATCGCGCACGGCGTGGAGGAGGTCAAGACCCGCTCGGTCCTGACCTGTGAGTCCGCCGTCGGCACCTGCGCCTTCTGCTACGGCCGCTCGCTGGCCACCGGCAAGCTGGTCGACATCGGTGAGGCGGTCGGCATCATCGCCGCCCAGTCCATCGGTGAGCCCGGCACCCAGCTGACGATGCGTACCTTCCACACCGGTGGTGTGGCCGGTGACGACATCACCCTGGGTCTGCCGCGTGTCGTCGAGCTCTTCGAGGCCCGTACGCCCAAGGGCGTCGCCCCGATCTCCGAGGCCGCCGGCCGCGTGCGGATCGAGGAGACCGAGAAGACCAAGAAGGTCATCGTCACGCCGGACGACGGCAGCGACGAGACGGCTTACGGCGTCTCCAAGCGTGCCCGTCTGCTGGTGGGCGAGGGTGACCACGTCGAGGTCGGCCAGCCGCTGACCGTGGGTGCCGTCAACCCGCACGACGTGCTGCGCATCCTGGGCCAGCGGGCCGTCCAGGTCCACCTGGTCGGCGAGGTCCAGAAGGTCTACAACAACCAGGGCGTGGCGATCCACGACAAGCACATCGAGATCATCATCCGGCAGATGCTGCGCCGCGTGACGATCATCGAGTCCGGCGACGCGGAGCTGCTGCCGGGCGAGCTGGTGGAGCGTACGAAGTTCGAGAGCGAGAACCGTCGTGTGGTCCAGGAAGGCGGCCACCCGGCCTCCGGCCGTCCGCAGCTGATGGGTATCACCAAGGCTTCGCTGGCCACCGAGTCCTGGCTGTCGGCGGCGTCCTTCCAGGAGACGACCCGGGTGCTCACCGACGCGGCGATCAACGCCAAGTCGGACTCCCTGATCGGCCTCAAGGAGAACGTCATCATCGGTAAGCTCATCCCGGCCGGTACGGGCCTGTCCCGTTACCGCAACATCCGGGTGGAGCCCACCGAGGAGGCCAAGGCCGCGATGTACTCGGCCGTCGGTTACGACGACATCGACTACTCGCCCTTCGGCACCGGCTCCGGCCAGGCGGTCCCGCTGGAGGACTACGACTACGGTCCGTACAACCAGTAA
- a CDS encoding DUF1707 and DUF4190 domain-containing protein: protein MRASHADRERAVDVLKAGFAEGRLPQHEYEQRIGRAYQAQTHGELQMLVADLPQGPVPQAQFAPSPAVPQTFMPAPMPAQVPTNGTATGALICGILTMATGGLTGIPAVILGHKARAEIRRSGERGDGQAVAGLVLGWLSIGGWAFFLLLMMLAVLSRA, encoded by the coding sequence ATGCGCGCCTCGCACGCCGACCGCGAGCGTGCGGTCGACGTGCTGAAGGCCGGGTTCGCCGAGGGCCGGCTTCCGCAGCACGAGTACGAGCAGCGGATCGGCCGCGCTTACCAGGCACAGACCCATGGCGAGCTGCAGATGCTGGTCGCGGATCTGCCGCAGGGCCCGGTGCCGCAGGCACAGTTCGCGCCCTCTCCGGCGGTGCCCCAGACCTTCATGCCGGCGCCGATGCCTGCGCAGGTGCCGACGAACGGCACCGCGACCGGCGCGCTGATCTGCGGCATCCTCACCATGGCGACGGGGGGCCTGACCGGGATACCCGCGGTGATCCTGGGCCACAAGGCCCGTGCCGAGATCCGCCGGTCCGGGGAGCGCGGGGACGGCCAGGCGGTGGCCGGGCTGGTCCTGGGCTGGCTGAGCATCGGCGGATGGGCGTTCTTCCTGCTCTTGATGATGCTGGCGGTGCTTTCCCGCGCCTAG
- the rpsL gene encoding 30S ribosomal protein S12, which translates to MPTIQQLVRKGRQDKVEKNKTPALEGSPQRRGVCTRVFTTTPKKPNSALRKVARVRLTSGIEVTAYIPGEGHNLQEHSIVLVRGGRVKDLPGVRYKIIRGSLDTQGVKNRKQARSRYGAKKEK; encoded by the coding sequence GTGCCTACGATCCAGCAGCTGGTCCGCAAGGGCCGGCAGGACAAGGTCGAGAAGAACAAGACGCCCGCACTGGAGGGTTCGCCCCAGCGCCGCGGCGTCTGCACGCGTGTTTTCACGACCACCCCGAAGAAGCCGAACTCGGCCCTGCGTAAGGTCGCGCGTGTGCGTCTGACCAGCGGCATCGAGGTCACCGCTTACATTCCGGGTGAGGGCCACAACCTGCAGGAGCACTCGATCGTGCTCGTGCGCGGCGGCCGTGTGAAGGACCTGCCGGGTGTTCGGTACAAGATCATCCGCGGCTCCCTCGACACGCAGGGCGTCAAGAACCGCAAGCAGGCTCGCAGCCGCTACGGCGCCAAGAAGGAGAAGTAA
- the rpsG gene encoding 30S ribosomal protein S7 — protein sequence MPRKGPAPKRPVIIDPVYGSPLVTSLINKVLLNGKRSTAERIVYGAMEGLREKTGNDPVITLKRALENIKPTLEVKSRRVGGATYQVPVEVKPGRAATLSLRWLVGYSRARREKTMTERLMNELLDASNGLGASVKKREDTHKMAESNKAFAHYRW from the coding sequence ATGCCTCGTAAGGGCCCCGCCCCGAAGCGCCCGGTCATCATCGACCCGGTCTACGGCTCTCCTCTGGTGACCTCCCTCATCAACAAGGTGCTGCTGAACGGCAAGCGCTCCACCGCCGAGCGCATCGTCTACGGCGCCATGGAGGGTCTGCGTGAGAAGACCGGCAACGACCCGGTCATCACGCTGAAGCGCGCGCTCGAGAACATCAAGCCGACCCTCGAGGTCAAGTCCCGCCGTGTCGGTGGCGCGACCTACCAGGTCCCGGTCGAGGTCAAGCCCGGCCGCGCCGCCACGCTCTCGCTGCGCTGGCTCGTGGGCTACTCCCGCGCCCGCCGTGAGAAGACCATGACCGAGCGCCTCATGAACGAGCTGCTGGACGCCTCGAACGGCCTCGGCGCTTCGGTCAAGAAGCGTGAGGACACGCACAAGATGGCCGAGTCCAACAAGGCCTTCGCGCACTACCGCTGGTAG